The segment TTCTATTCCCTCACCAAGCGCTTCACCCGCTGGTCGCACTTCTTCCTGGGATTCGCCCTGGGAGCGGCGCCGGCGGCCGCTTGGATCGCGGTGCGGGGTGCGTTCGACCCCCGCATCCTGTTGCTCACCGCCGCCGTCACCTGCTGGGTGGCGGGCTTCGACGTGCTCTACGCCTGCCAGGACTACGATTTCGACCGCCAGGCCGGCCTGCACTCCATTCCGCGCTGGTTCGGCATCCCGTGGTCCTTGCGGATCGCCCGCGGG is part of the Terriglobales bacterium genome and harbors:
- a CDS encoding UbiA family prenyltransferase translates to FYSLTKRFTRWSHFFLGFALGAAPAAAWIAVRGAFDPRILLLTAAVTCWVAGFDVLYACQDYDFDRQAGLHSIPRWFGIPWSLRIARGLHVLMLLLLYGMVLAFGMGKLMVLGILVVALLLVYEHSLLRPHDLRRLDAAFFTMNGVISLVFFCFVALDLTLLRS